From one Microbulbifer sp. A4B17 genomic stretch:
- a CDS encoding alpha/beta fold hydrolase has protein sequence MIKTVSFIVGAIVFLLVLSCTIWVLTTPPLPKDVQKKLNLSLEKPLPELISGQSGYVRSGSLKIWYQLKSPEGIPVRGTVLLINGMGSSSLYWPSEVYEPLLAAGYQVLLTDHRGCGASSWVTNWTKETAYDLSDMMRDNLAVMDSLGINQVHVMGASMGGMIAQEMALQYPHRLKSLTSIMSSGFLEDPELPQGKTFRYNMLRLFLRYGLSGSDEGMAKLMVSTYHSLQGQGGFDVEHIAHTTLYELRHRQGFDHNLPVQQFTAISLSGSRLERLEGLEVPTMVIHGDRDPLLNIAQAKKYAARIPGAKTLWVEGMGHAMAPVYVKEWMEHEVQFLEANN, from the coding sequence TTGATCAAGACAGTTTCATTTATAGTTGGCGCGATAGTATTCCTTCTGGTGCTATCTTGTACTATTTGGGTCCTTACAACGCCCCCGCTACCCAAAGATGTCCAGAAAAAGCTAAACCTGAGCCTTGAAAAACCGCTACCTGAACTGATCTCAGGCCAGAGCGGATATGTTCGCTCAGGAAGCCTTAAAATTTGGTATCAGCTTAAAAGCCCAGAGGGGATACCTGTTCGTGGCACGGTGTTACTGATAAACGGTATGGGGTCTTCTTCTTTGTATTGGCCATCTGAAGTCTATGAGCCACTCTTAGCTGCTGGCTATCAGGTACTACTCACAGATCACCGTGGCTGCGGTGCCTCGAGTTGGGTTACCAACTGGACTAAGGAGACTGCTTACGACCTTTCCGACATGATGCGCGATAACCTTGCGGTTATGGACTCCCTGGGGATTAACCAAGTTCATGTTATGGGTGCCTCAATGGGAGGAATGATTGCGCAAGAAATGGCCCTGCAATACCCCCATCGCTTGAAAAGCCTTACCTCAATCATGTCCTCAGGTTTTCTCGAAGACCCCGAGTTACCCCAGGGAAAAACCTTCAGATACAATATGCTTCGGCTATTTCTTCGCTATGGACTCAGTGGCTCCGATGAGGGTATGGCTAAGTTGATGGTAAGTACTTATCACAGCCTTCAGGGGCAGGGAGGCTTTGATGTTGAACATATTGCACACACCACTCTCTACGAACTACGTCATAGGCAAGGATTTGATCATAATCTGCCAGTTCAGCAATTTACAGCAATCTCTCTTTCTGGCTCGCGATTAGAGCGATTGGAGGGCTTAGAGGTCCCCACCATGGTTATCCACGGTGACAGAGATCCCCTGTTAAATATTGCTCAAGCCAAAAAGTATGCAGCTCGCATTCCTGGTGCTAAAACATTGTGGGTAGAAGGTATGGGCCATGCCATGGCACCTGTATATGTGAAAGAATGGATGGAGCATGAAGTACAATTTTTAGAAGCTAATAACTAA